GACTTCTTCCGTTGTTTTTGGAGCTTTGGGGGCTGCGGCCTTGCCCGCTTGATAGCCATCAAAGTAAATTTGCTCTAAAATGGGGATCAGGGCTTCTGGGGCCATTTGGGCCAGGGCAAGCAGGTCAATTTCTTGCTGCCCAATTTTCAGCAGATGTTCTTTATTCATTAGTAATTTTGATGAGTTTGTCCATTAAATTAAGCTTTTTGCGCCAAAAAAGGGCCATTTGAGGCATAAAAAAAGCCAGTCCGAAGACTGGCAGATAGACAGATAGTTCTTTATGGCTTGATTAGGCGCAAATTGCGGACAATTCCATTTTGTTCTAGGCGAATGATATATTGCCCTGCGGGCCAGTCACTAATAGTTAAACGCAGATTTTGCCCATTTTGTTGAACCTGCAGCGGAAGGGCTTGCCCTAGCTGATTAAAGGCTTGTAAATTAGTATTTTCTAAGCTTTGAGAGCTGCTAATTTCTACCCAATCTTTGGCGGGATTAGGGAAAAGTGTAAGTATTGCTTGCTCACTGTCTACAAAAAGCGATTTAACCGAAGAGAAGCTATAACTGCCATCTTCTTCCCAGATTTTGAGGCGGAAATAATGTTGGCCAGGGCCCAATTCTTCTTGTAGGTAGCTATAGTTTTGGGTTTCGTTTTGGTTGCGAGCGGCAATGAGGGTTTCGCTCTGCCAGTCTAGGCCATCGAGGCTATGTAGAAGCTCAAACTCCAAAAGGTTTTCTTCTTGGGCCGTTTGCCAGCTCCATTGGGCCTTGTTTTCTTCTGCTTGATTTACCTCAAAGCGAATTAAATCTAGGGGCAAAGGAGTGATTCCTTCATTGATAGAGCCCAGCGTAATACGGTCGCCATCTACTAGGTCTACGGTAGCAAATAAAATTTGTGTGGCGCCAACAGGAGTTCCCATACGAACAGGGACATCATTATCGGCAAAGCCGTCGCCATCTCGGTCAATCAACAAACGGAGGTCATTGAGGTCAAATTGATTGTATTGGGCTACATCAAAGATAATGTCTACTGGGCCCAGGTCGCCAGTTTCTTGTACGCGCCAGCTTCTGTTGAGGCGGGCTTCGATGATTGTTCCATCCACATCGCTGGTATTATTAGTACTAATATCGCCATTGTTGTGGCCCCAGAGTAAAAACTCGCCATCCTCCATATTTGAGGGATTATTGATGCGGATAAAAGAAGAGCCTTGGGCATCATCATGTAGGTTATTGACATCATCTCGGCCAATACCGGCCACCTCATGTCCATAGGTATTCTTAAAGCTGAAATAGTCGCGGGCGATAGTCATATTGTATTTGGCCGCTAGATAGTTTTCGACAATTACTCTTTGGGCCGAATTAAGCGCATAATTGAATTGGATAAGCTCGGCATATTCGCCACCAAAATAGGTTCCATAATCAACATTAAGGGCGCCGATACAGAGGTCTTGGTTGGAGTTGGGCAGCGTGCTAGAGCTCTCTGCCGCTGTGCGGATAAGCTGTCCTCGCTCATAAATTTTACTTCTTTGGCTACTGGCCAGACTACCATCAAAAATAAGGCTAGGCATATAGTTTACGCCATTGCTAAAGCTGTTTGAAGTAGAAAAACGGTTATTTTGGGTATGAATATCGGCCGTGATATTATTGCTGTTCCAAAAAAAGAAGGTATAGGCATATTCCACACTAACGGTATAGGTAATGCGTTTGCCAAAAATACCTCTTGGGTTGCCATCAATATTATTGCCTCGAACGACAGAGAAGAAGGTCAGGCCATTGCTACCATCTAAAATATCGGCATCGGGCACAATCATTTGGTCGTTGCTGCCATCAAAAAGAAGGGCCGGTTGGCCATTGATATTGGAGTTGCTAACATAAGTGGGTTGGCGACCCGCTACGGCATGTTGGGCATGGTTGGCATTTCCGCTTTGGTCGGGCCAAAAACTAATGGGCGTTCCATCGGCCACTGCGGGAATGGCATCTGCGGCCAGCCAAAGGCCATTATTGCTACTATTGCCCACACCTGCGGGGCCAAATTGCGCTTGTACAAGCTGCTGAGAAAAAAGGAGGACTAGGAGTAGATGGAAATTCTTATTCATGATTGTTGTTAGTTTCATACATTTGTTTAGACAGCTGGGGGGCAGCTGCGTCACAAAATGAACGGAAAAAATCGTACGAATGTCTATCCCTAATTTTGGCCCGAAATACATTATAGTTTTATTGAATGTGTTTTTTGTGCAGAATAATTAGAGCGTGAAGCTGATTTACAGAAACAGTATTCTGTCTAACCTTTTTTTATAGAATTATCTTCCGAATGTTAAAGTCTTAGTTTTTAATATTAAATTAACTAACCGCTTAAATTTTATTAGGGATTTGGGGCCTCCACTGCGCTATGCTTGTGGCGCTATGTCCGCTAGCTCGCAAGTCTGCTCGGCCCTGCAGCCCTGCGGGCTTTGGTCTGCGGCTGTGCCGCACTAGCTCCCAGCGCTAGGCCTTAAAAAGGCGGCGAAGCCGCCTGCGAGCGAAGCGAGCCATGGCCCAGCGCTGCGCAGCCGTGGCCGTCAGGCCAGACCGAGTTTTTTGAGCAAAGCGAAAAAAACGAAGGGCCGAGCAGACCTGCGAGCGGCGCAGCATAGCGGCGGCCGCCCGCCCTAATTGGGGCGGCCGCGGGCCCCAAAAAAAAGGAAAAAGAACCAATTGTCCACCCTGAAAAAAGGCCATTTTCTATGGCTTGCCTTAAATTGAGGCATGTCAAAATTTGTTAACCGAACAAAGCGTTTTAGATGAAAATTAAAAAGATAAAGCCAGAGGAGTTTCAGGCTGGCTTGGCTTGGCCAAAGTATAAAAAGTTCTACCTGTCTTGGGGGGAAGATCTGGCTGTGGACCACAACAGTCCCGAAACAGCTACGGGATATTTTTTGAAAGTAGACTATAAGTACTCGGATAACCCCAAGGAGACGCCCATTTTGGTGGTCGGTTTTTTGGCTCCAGCTTGGAAAAAAATCGCCAAAGAAGAGCTAAAGAAGAACAAGAAGATGGTCAGTGTGGGCAAGGCCTATATAGAAGGTGCAGAAGATGGCGATGCGACCATTTGTTTGATTGTGAGTAAAGGAACCTCTAAGGCGCCCATTTTGAAGCAGCTCAAAAAGGCCCTTAAAAATAAATATAACTTCAAGTTCGTCAATGCCGATGGCAGTGAACTGGGCGCGGAGGAGAATGCTGTTGCTGCTCAAGCGCCTGAAGTTCAGGAGGAAGAAAATGCGGTGGAGCAAAAGGCGATCAATGCCAAAGTGAAGCAAGCTTATGAGCAATTGCAAGCTGGGGTGATGGACAGTAAGCCAGAGCTTAAGCAAAAAGTAGTGGCCAACCTCAAGCAGTTTGTAGAAAACTTTAGAAAGAAGTTTAGTCCTTTGCCCGAGGAGTACACCACCGCCTCTAAATTTTATGATGAGGTTTATGATTTTGTTTCCAATCTTCATGTAGAAAAAGCGCCTGTAGAGCTCTTTTCTGCAGGGGCATTCAAGAGTATTGGAGGAAGTCCGGGTTGGGGCTGGAGCGATCAGTACAAAAACATCTGTAAGGCCTTAGAAGAATATGAAAAGGTGAAGAATGACCCCATTGCGGGGCCAGCCTTGCTCAAGCGCTTAATAGCAAATATGGATGCCTGGGAGCAGCGTTACCCTGCTGCTGGCCGAAATAGCACCGAGCGTAAACAAGCCAGTGCCATTGCCCAGCTTCGTCAGCAAATCAATGCAGGCAATGGCCAGCTAGGCGATAGCGATATGGAGAAAGCTGCCGCTCAGGGCACTAAAATGTTTGAAGAGCGGGCGGGTTCTGCTGCTTCATCGGAGCGGGCGGCAGAAATGCTAAATAGCAGCGTAGATGAACGGGCCAGAAAATTGGCAGAATTGCTCAAAGGAGGCAAAGCTTCTTCTTCCGATACACTTTTTTCTGCGGTTACGCTTTGGTTGGTGGACAGTGATGACTTTGCCTTGGACCAAGAATATCGTAAGGCCGTAGTAGAAATTTTTGGTCATAACAGCTTGGGCATTTTGCCTGATCTACAAAAAGTATTTGGGGCCGAAAGCTTGCAGTTTCTCTACCTAAAGCAGCATTATCAGGATAGCGTTTCCAACTTTGTTCGTCCGGCCATGGCACTTGGCCTCTTGGGCAAGGGCTGGTTTGCCAAAGAAGTAGGCGATGCTTTTGCCTATATGAATTCAGAGCTTTCTTCTGCAGAAATTGATACAATTCTAGATATCAATAAGGCAAAATCAGATCGTTTTGCCCTGGCTATTAACCAGAAGATTGGAGGCAAGGATAAATATCGGGCTCAGATGCAGGCGCTCTCTTTGCTCAAGCGAGAGGATGATATTAGCCAAGAGTTGCAGACCATCAATAATACTACAGGAAAAAGCTATACCTCTAAGAGCGACTACTACCTTATGGCGAGCTTCAACCGCCTAGGTAATGATTTTGAGGGCCTCAAAAAAGTGATCAATGAGTGGTTAGAAAACTCGACTCCTGAAGAACGGGCCGCTGTTTTGAATAGCAACAGTGAGTTTTCTAAAAAACTAAAAGACTCTGCTGATGGCGTATTTACAGGTCTAAAAGACAGCGAAGCTGCTTATTTGCGTTCTTTGATCGAGTTTCATTCAGAGCCTGTTCAGGGCCAAGAGTCTACTCGCGTTATTGATCAAATGAAGCAGCTGGCCAAACAGCAGGCACAAAAAAGTAGCTACAGCAAGTGGAAACAGAATGAGGAAATGGGCCAAAAGATGCAAGATTTGCTCTTTGGAGATAATGTAGAATCTCCCCAAGAAACCCTCATCATGAAGTTCTGTACTGCCGCAGAATTGGCAGAGTTTACCAATCCCAACACAGATCCAAATCGGAAAACGGCTATCTTAAATAAGGCCAAGAAGCATCTGATTCCCATCTTAAACGAGGCCGCTATCCATGATGACTATATGGTCAAAATTCTGGATATGGTAGATAGTGATGGGGCTAGAGGCGACAACTATCGCCAACTAGAAAAGCTCACTGATAGTAACTTTTTTGTAGCCGAAAAGGCCATGAAGGTAATTAAGGACCTAGATCCAGATTCTAAGGAAATTGTAGCGATCAAGCAGGACATCGGCATGCTCCAACGCCTAAAACAAAATGCCTTAAATGGTACCTTTAAGGGCGATACCGAAAAAGCGGAGTGGAAAGTGGCCATGGCCAAACTTGGCCTACCTCCCGCTCCCTCTCTAATTGAAGAGGCTAGAAAAGCGGCTGACCAAGAGCTTGTTGAATTGCTCGAATGGCAAACAAAAATTGCTGATCCCGAGATTGAAACGACGGGTATAGATAGCACTACTGCCGAAATGATCAGCAAGCCCAAGCGGCACAAAATGATGACTAAGGCCGAAATTAAGCTTGTTCAAGCTGAGGAAGAAAAGCGTAAGGAGACGCCAATGTACTGGGCTGCTCGTATGGCCGAAGAAGAAAAAAGTGATACCTCTAAGGCCATGTTGGCCAATATTGCCTACGAGGCCAGAAACTCAGGGATTGACATGCAAGAGGTCTTGGCAGAATTGGGTAAATTAGGCTATACGATTAGCAAAGAGGTCGATGCCCTAACCTACCAAATTTTTCATGGAGAGAAGCCTTCTGTTGTCGATATGCTTAAGCATAGCCGAGATGATACCTTCTTGCAACGCCGTGTTCCCCTAGAAGATATTGAAGCACTTACCGAGGGAGTAGATGCGACGGTCTTGCTCAAGGATTGGTTCGATATTCCCAAGCTCAAGGGGCAGATTGCCAGCAAAAAAGAATTGGTAGAGAAGATTAGAGCCCTCCAAGACAAAGCTGCACAAACAGCGGAAGATGTGGAAGAAATAGAGGCCCTAGAAAAGCAATTGCAGCAGGTTTCTGCTCAAATTAGAGCCTTCGACATCAAAAAGGATATTCAACTACAACTCGATCAAACTGCTTCTGGCGATAAAATTGCCGACTTTAAAAAGGGCTTGAGAGAACAGATTGCCGCCGCCCTACAAGATCCTACTCAGCTAGACGATATTCGAGGGGTTTTGGGTGAGGCTGGACTTAGCGATGCTGAAATTCAGATGCTAGGGGCAGATATTAAGGCTATTTCTACTGTAGAGTACCAACGTCAACTACAAGAAGGTATCCAATGGAGCTCACTCAGCTCTAGATCGCAGCAAAAAGAGCATGAGGGCGCCAACTTCCTCAAAGAAGGCTGGAAAGGAAGAGAAAAACTCGATGCGCTCGCTACTGCAGATCCCGAAGTATTGGCAGAAGAACAGGAAAAATATAGTGGAAACCTAGCCGATGCTAGCGAAAAACTAGAAGCCGCTCAAGAACGCTTCCTAGAAACTAAAGAGAAGTATGACGGCCGCCTTCGTATGGTGGTTTCTATTGTTGCTGGATCTATTTTGATGGCTGTTTCTAGTATGGCTGGAATTCCCGCCGCTCCAGTTCTTATGCAGATGCTTTGGGCCATGACTTCTACAGCTATTACTACAGTGATCAATGAGGCCGTAGAAATGGCCGTAAAAGGAAATAACTATGGAGGAGCTAGCGAGTTTGTCGCCCAGTTCCTAGCCAACCAAACGGCCAATATGATGACTTTCTGGGCAGGTGCTGCCTTAGATGCTATTGACCTAAAGGGCGTATTGACTAATCTTGAAAAAGGCATCACTGGAGGAGATAAAGATACCCTATTCTTGAACCCCCTCAAGGAAATTCTACTAGGAGCTCCTTCTGATATGGCTGATCTGATTGCCGATTCTATTACAAATAGCATCTTCCATGAGAAAACAAATCCAGTAACCTCTACAACTGCTGAATTGCAGGCTTGGGGAAAGGATTTCTTTATCTCTATGCCCGCCACTTATCTCAAGGGCGTATTGGCAGAAGGGGCTGGTCAACTCAAAGATGGAGCACTAGACCTTATCTTTGGAGAGGATGCCTCTAGTAACTTTAATTTTGATGACGCCTGGGGCGAAGATGAGGATGAAGGAACAGAGACCTATTTGGTGGCTGCCGAAAATCCTAGCGAGTTCTTTAGCGCTATGGCGGCCAATATGAAAAATCCTCAGGTTTACATCAATATCGTTAATGGTGTTCTCGAAGGAGAGGCCGATGAAAATCTGGATATCTCATTAGGAACCCAAATTGATGAGTTTGTTTCTAAGAAGATGGAAAAACTCAACAACTTAGATCTTCCCGAAGATGTTGAACTTCCTGATCCTGAAGAGGTGAAAACCGAAATGCTGGCCTCGCTCAAAGAAGCACAAGCCAACTTTAAGGAGAATATGGCTAAGGAATTGGCTAAGAAATCAGCTGATGAACTAAGCGCTATGGGCTTGGATCCTGGCCAAGATTTGTCTAGCCTTTCTTTGGGCCAGCTCTTGAGCATGAGCAATAAGTTGCCCCAGCCTTATGAGTCAACCGATGCTGTTCGCACCGCTATGGCTACCTATATTAACATAGAAACCTCAATCTGGGCCGGCTTTAGTTCTTGGATGGAAAAGGATAACAAAACTTACTCCATTGAAGAGTATGTCGATCTTTATCAGGCTACTAAGCTTTGCCTAACCGATAAAAACTTTTTATCCGATGTAGTAACTGGAAAAATTTGGGGCCAATATACCCTAGATTATGGCGACGGAGAGACCGAGCCCATAAAATTAGGAGATACCTACCATTTGTCCGATATTTCTGACTACTACGAAAACTGGCAACAGCTTCCCGAAAATGCAAAAGCCTAATTATTCAACCCCACAATCAATTATAAATGGAATCTGTAATTAGAATGAGAGGAGCGCTCATGAGCCTCCCTTTCATGACCGACGATAAGGAGGGCCTCCTCCGCCAATGGCTGGGCCAAATGCGCCCTTTCATGGAAGAGCAAACTACGCTGCTCAATAGCACCGCTTTCAATCAATCTGATGTCTGCTGGGGGGTAGAATCTAGCGACCATAAGTTGCTGGCCAACCGCTATGCCGAATTTGTGAAGATGGCCGGCCTAAATGCCAATGAGCTCAAGGTCTTTAAAAAAGGCCTGCAAATTGGCGGAGGCGAAGGTAAGCTGCAGCTCTTCCTAGAGCTAGGCGAAAGCCTGCAAAATACCGGCTGGGCCCTTTCTGGAATGTATCCCCTGGGCCAAACCCTAAAGCTGGTCCCCGCCTCTACGCATCGCGATCAAATTGAAGCTTGGTACGCCCAGCATGAAGCCGATGCAGCCGTGCTTTTTGGCCGCTCTCTAGCTGCCGATACCTACAGCTTTTTTGCCACTGAGCTCTTTGGGGCCAATGCCCGCGAAAATGCCGAATTGCATATTAGCCAAGCCAAAGCCCTAAACGTAAATCCTTTTCCCGAGGCCTTGTTGGGCGTTTTGATAGAGGATGAACCCGCCTATATGGAGAGCTTCTTCAAGTTCGGAAAGACCGGTTTACTCGAAATGGGCTTGCGCATTCCCAACCCTAGCGAGCAGATGATGACTAAACTCGCTTTGGTCCTCGGCAACTCTGGCCTAGACGGTATGGCCGCCTATGAAGGTAGCCTCGGCAATGGCTTCGAGAAACGCTTTTTGCAAATTAGCCGCCGTAGCACAGGCATTATCGCACACAACCAATATGCCCTGATTTAAGACAATTTGTTGTACCGAACTCATCACTTCTGAGCTCGAATAGTTAGATCGACCCTAGTAGTTTTCTGCTAGGGTTTTTTGTTTTTGGGGCCTCCTGCCTTCGGCAGGCGCTACGTTTCGGGGCTCGCTGCTCGCTCGGCCCTGCGCGGGCTGCGCCCGCTTGGTCTGGCCTTCGGCCACCCCTGCACATCGCTAGGCCGTTTGGCCTTCGGCCATGGACTGTAGGTTAAAACCTACAACCAATTAACGAATGCATTTTAATATAAAATGGAGGGTTAAAACCCTCCATAAATAAACAGCTTTCCTTGTATTAGAAGACATTATGGGCCGATGGTTTTAACCTTCGGCCCATTTTTATTGCGTTTAGCTTGGCCTCCTTTGTTGCTGTAGGTTTTAACCTACAGGTCCATATATCCATCCTACAGGCCCGAAGGGCCGCAGGCCTAGGGATGGACAGCAGTGGCCGTTAGGCCAGACCAAGGCGCCGAAGGCGACGCAGGGCCGAGCGAACAGCGAGCTGCGAAACAGCCCGGCCGCCGCAGGCGGCAGGCCCCAAAAAAAAGCGCCCCAAAAAGGGACGCTTAACTAATTAACTAACTACGGATTAGAGTTCTCCTCTTTCGTATTGGTAAAGAATATTTTCAAATTCTTTCATACTAAAAGAAGCATCTTTGTACTCGATACCTTCACGCTCTGCTTTGTCTTCTACAAACTTGCGGCAGTGGCGGAATAGGCTAGCGCCCACCGTATGTATCTCGCTAATATTGGCCAGGCTGTTCATGATGTAGTTTTGGTTGATGAGTCCCCAGTAGTTTTTGCCAGAACCCATTAGCAGCATGGCCACATATTCATCATTTACATTGGATTTGATTTTATACTGGTCTTTTTTCTTAAACTCATCCAAGAAAAGATGAGCCTCCTTGCTTTGTCGGAAATAGAAAAAATGGCCCACTGTTTTTAACTTATAGCAGTCATCCTGATAAATATAAGTAGAACCATAAGTACCAATAGTCGTTCTTTTAAGGCAGTAGACATCGCCGTTTCGCTTAATGAAACTAGGGCCCTGGGATTTCCAAAGGCTATTGATTTTATCCCCATTTTCTAGCTCTACGCTGATGTTGTATTGAAAGTAGTTCTCGTAAATATTGACAAACTTTGCCTTTTTGACTTGGCTAATTTTTTGCCCTTCATTATTTAGAAAGGCGGCCAAATCTGGATAATATATATCTTGGGCCTGCAATTGTAGCCCTAGGAAAAGCAGCAAAAAGCTGCAAATTAGTGATTTCATATAAATAGCTTATTTATCTTCCGCTTTGATGCGTTTGAGGTCTTTACGAATTTGTTTCTTGATAGATCGGGACAATTGACCAATCTTCCCATTATATGGTTTTGTATTTGTACCCAAGGTCTCATAGGTCGAGTTTTGGGTATTGAAGATGGTAGAGAAGTAAATTTGGTTACCTCTAGATCTCATGTTGTTGACGAAGTGAGCTGGAAGTTGGAAAAACAAACCAGTTGAGGCAGCAATCACAAAGAAGGCTCCCGTGTTCTTTAGTCCATCGTCTTCAGCATTAGTAAGAGCAATACCACCAAAGAGGAGGCCTGCATAAACACCATAGGTAATTACTCTGCGGCGGAGTCGTTTTTTCCCATCGATGCCTTCTTGCATATAGCCTCCAGTAACTACATAATGGCTGCCGTACTTCTCGCAAATTTCATCTACCTCTCTTTGGTTAAAGATGGGATGATTGCGGTCATTAACATTCATCCGAAGACGAATCCAATCTTTGAGAGTAGCTACATCAGCATAACGCTCAGCCGTGAGTGTTTCTACTTCTCGAGTATCTAGAGTTTGTACAGAAAGGCCTAGTTTGTCGGCATTTTTATGTACTTCTGCATAGTATTTATCGAGTAGTTTCTGATTGTTCTCGAAATCAATAGAATGATTATCAGCAAGATAAAAACGCTTGCGCTTCAAGCTCAACATATAAGGATTGACATAAAGAATAGAGTCAATGCCCAAGTTGCGGTCCACCTCTTCTTTGGCGGCTTTGCGGCGTTCTGACTCTGCATCATAGAGCGAGTCTCGTTCTTCCTGCGCCTCATGATAATCTTCCGTACGGCTATAATAGTCCTCAAAGTCCTCATCTTGCATTAGGTCCGAAAGAATATAACGGGCAAGATTATAGCCTTTGTCTAAATTACTGTAGCCATATTCTTTGCGGTAGCTATCAAAGAGAACCTCAATATTTGCATCCTGAAGCACCTCGATAAGGCTATCTTTGGTCACCTTAGGTACAGAGTAGTCTTGTGCTGCAGGGGCCTTGGCCAAATAGGCCTTAATTTCGGCTTCTTGCATGGCTTTGGGCAATTGCTCAAAGTTGGGAATATGCTGTTGCAAGACATAGATAGCATCGCGGTAATAATCAAAGATATAGCGATCTTCTGGATAATCTTTATGCAGTTTCCAAGCCTTATAAAGGGCCAAAGCAGAAAGCTCTACGGCCCGAAGGTTGCTGCTCAAGAAATAAAGTTGCTGCTGTCCACCCTCAATGTTTTTGTAGGTTTCTCGCTGACGGCGATAGTCACTAGATTGAAAGCTTCTAGACTCATACATAGAAAACCTAGAAATAGCATGTAGGGCCTGTACTTCCACTTCTCTCAAGTAGCGGCTGTTGGGCTCTTCTTTGCGTAGCAATTGGACCACATAAAGCGCATCCTCAAAACGGAAATTATGTAGGTAGTAGCTGGCGAGCTCATAACGAGCTGTTTTACGCATGCGCTCAAAATCTGCCTGAGGCTCAATAAACAATTTATCGCCAGCAGTTTTGCCCGCAATCGCTTCCTTGACAATCTCCCAACGGCGAAGCGTACTAGGGTGAGTGCTTTTTAAGGTATCTGTGTTTTCTGCATCATCTACCCAAGCCGAAATATGTTTTAGGCTATCTTTAGCCAAAAATAAAGAAGGATCTAGCTGGCAGCTACCTTCATTATAATAACTAACATCAAAGCGAGTCGTGTCATAAAGCAAATAAGAGTAATAGAGCATCTGAAAAGAAGACTCTAATGCATCTACGCTATAAGGCGTTTTGAGGAAAATCTCTAAACCTCCCTTATCCGCTTCAAATTCTAGTTCTCTAGAGTAAGAGTTAGACTCGAGCAGGGCGCTGTTAAAGTCGGTTTTCTTAAAAAGACTGCGCTGACGGTTCTCCTTGAGAATGGCAATGTCTTTTTCATACTGACTCAAACCATGCTGCTTTTGTACGTGCATGAGCTCATGAGAAAGCACAAAAGCCAGTTGGGCCTCATTCTCCAATTGGGCCAAAAGTCCCATATTGATGCAGACCAAACCCGTTGCCGTAGCAAAAGCATTGACCGCAGAAGAGCGAATAATGAAAAAATCAACCTTGCCTTTGAGTTCAGGAGTGTGCTCCAACAAACGATTACCCACCCGATTGACATAGTCATTGAGGGGCGTGCCAAATAGTACTTTACCAGAACGAAGCAAATCGTCAATGGTGTAAATGGCCTTTTGCTGGTACTTTTCTTGGGTTTTTCGGTCTTTGTTGCTCAGGCCCTCATCCAATTGGGCCAACCCTAGCTCGTACTTTTGTGCCGAGCTTAAGGAAAATCGTTCGGGAACGTCACCGCTTGATCTAAGACAGCGGTAATCGTCAAAGTTTTGGGCCCAACTATTTTGTCCAAGAAAAAGAAACAAAATAAACGCCCAGAATTGCGTGTTTTGCATGGTTTTAGTTCTAGAAAAAGGTTAAATAAAAAAATACGTTCTACTAGATGCAAAATTAGGGATTTTGGTTCCTTCCTTCAAATATTCATTTTTAGAAAATGATAACTTTTTGTTTAGCCTAGCTGGGCCTTAGGGGGCTATTTTTTTGAGCTGCTTTGTTTTTGGGAAATTAAGTTTTGTTTATGGTGCTTTGCTCTTGCTAAGTTTTGGGTTTTTGAGTTACTCTATTTTCTTTGTTTTATTTTGACTGCCGTTTTGTGACAGCTATTGCTGCACGAAAAAAATATTGTTTTTCTATTTTTTTTTGGGGGCCCGCGGCCGCCCTTTATAATGGGGCGGCCGCCGCTATGCTGGGGGGCTCACAGGTCTGTTCGGCCGTTATTCCCTTCGGTCATCGAACTGCGGCTTTCAGCCTTGTTGTCGCTGGTTTCGCCAGCTCGGTCTGGCCTTTGGCCACCCGCTCCGCAGCGCTGGGCCGGGGCTCGCTTCGCTCGCAGGCGGCTTCGCCGCCTTGAGTAAGGACCAAGAATAATGTTAACTTTTTTTTAGGCTCAGGGAATTTTTTTGCCAAAGGGGAGCTTTAACAAGCCGTCAAACAAAAAAATAATATCGTGGCAAAGAAAGA
This genomic interval from Saprospira grandis contains the following:
- a CDS encoding T9SS type A sorting domain-containing protein; amino-acid sequence: MKLTTIMNKNFHLLLVLLFSQQLVQAQFGPAGVGNSSNNGLWLAADAIPAVADGTPISFWPDQSGNANHAQHAVAGRQPTYVSNSNINGQPALLFDGSNDQMIVPDADILDGSNGLTFFSVVRGNNIDGNPRGIFGKRITYTVSVEYAYTFFFWNSNNITADIHTQNNRFSTSNSFSNGVNYMPSLIFDGSLASSQRSKIYERGQLIRTAAESSSTLPNSNQDLCIGALNVDYGTYFGGEYAELIQFNYALNSAQRVIVENYLAAKYNMTIARDYFSFKNTYGHEVAGIGRDDVNNLHDDAQGSSFIRINNPSNMEDGEFLLWGHNNGDISTNNTSDVDGTIIEARLNRSWRVQETGDLGPVDIIFDVAQYNQFDLNDLRLLIDRDGDGFADNDVPVRMGTPVGATQILFATVDLVDGDRITLGSINEGITPLPLDLIRFEVNQAEENKAQWSWQTAQEENLLEFELLHSLDGLDWQSETLIAARNQNETQNYSYLQEELGPGQHYFRLKIWEEDGSYSFSSVKSLFVDSEQAILTLFPNPAKDWVEISSSQSLENTNLQAFNQLGQALPLQVQQNGQNLRLTISDWPAGQYIIRLEQNGIVRNLRLIKP
- a CDS encoding M48 family metallopeptidase, with amino-acid sequence MQNTQFWAFILFLFLGQNSWAQNFDDYRCLRSSGDVPERFSLSSAQKYELGLAQLDEGLSNKDRKTQEKYQQKAIYTIDDLLRSGKVLFGTPLNDYVNRVGNRLLEHTPELKGKVDFFIIRSSAVNAFATATGLVCINMGLLAQLENEAQLAFVLSHELMHVQKQHGLSQYEKDIAILKENRQRSLFKKTDFNSALLESNSYSRELEFEADKGGLEIFLKTPYSVDALESSFQMLYYSYLLYDTTRFDVSYYNEGSCQLDPSLFLAKDSLKHISAWVDDAENTDTLKSTHPSTLRRWEIVKEAIAGKTAGDKLFIEPQADFERMRKTARYELASYYLHNFRFEDALYVVQLLRKEEPNSRYLREVEVQALHAISRFSMYESRSFQSSDYRRQRETYKNIEGGQQQLYFLSSNLRAVELSALALYKAWKLHKDYPEDRYIFDYYRDAIYVLQQHIPNFEQLPKAMQEAEIKAYLAKAPAAQDYSVPKVTKDSLIEVLQDANIEVLFDSYRKEYGYSNLDKGYNLARYILSDLMQDEDFEDYYSRTEDYHEAQEERDSLYDAESERRKAAKEEVDRNLGIDSILYVNPYMLSLKRKRFYLADNHSIDFENNQKLLDKYYAEVHKNADKLGLSVQTLDTREVETLTAERYADVATLKDWIRLRMNVNDRNHPIFNQREVDEICEKYGSHYVVTGGYMQEGIDGKKRLRRRVITYGVYAGLLFGGIALTNAEDDGLKNTGAFFVIAASTGLFFQLPAHFVNNMRSRGNQIYFSTIFNTQNSTYETLGTNTKPYNGKIGQLSRSIKKQIRKDLKRIKAEDK